The nucleotide window TGCTTTTACCCCTCAAAAAAGGAGtgggaaggaggaagggagagagagaggattTTTTTGAATATATGAGCAAATTGCTAAGAGACTTAATCTGGATAAACAGTAAATAAATCATGACGATAATAGCAAGGAATGAACTAATCATGCAGACTAGCAAAGTAGATGAACAGATCAAATCTAAGGCACGGACTATAAATACTAATTCCAGTATGATCTCAAATAAGGAGGACATAATCACATCCGGTGCAGCGGGAGCAGGACCATCGGCGTTGATGTTgtcgcccatgttgttgatgaagAGGTTGctgaggtcggggaagaagttgTCGCTGGTGAAGTCGTCGCTATCAGCAGTCACGCGAGTGTGCTCCCCAAAAACATGATCTCccctcccgtacaggatcacaagGGAGGGGTTTCGGAGGCTTGCTGTCCCTTTTCGCGGTGCATGCCAGAAgaagggatggagaagacttgcatGGCAGCGCAATTTTCTGGAACGGTGTGAAACATATGTTGTGGCGACGGCTAGGGTAGACGTTTGCCTATCTATGTAGTGCGGGTCAGATAGGTCAGGGGAGTAAACCCTACTTCCAAGTCAGTGACAACCCCACGATTCGAAAGAATCGAAAATGGCTGAGTAATTAGCGCGTCCGTTAATTAATAATTAATGACACATTAATTTTTCCGAGTAGAAAAAATATAGACAACATTCGTAGCTTTGtcatcggctcggctcattcctgAAACCCGACGCaacgcgtcgtgacgaggcgaggcaaggcatggcgtggcgaggcgagcgaggaggaggagcacgcgtgtaggtctcctcttctcatgctcatacaagtgctAAAAGAGTTCACCTTATAAAGTGGTGCAACTCACTCTCAcctagcagtatgggactaaacgcTAGTCTCACTTACACTACACACAGCTATGTATGAATGGACCATGAGAATTTCATATTTTAGATGGAATTtaggccaaaggcctactagtaAAAtccaacagaattgccatggtgggAGTTGCACATAGGGAGCTGACTATGCTTCTTGATGCTCTGTGGTAGCACCTGGAGGCTTGCACGTCGATTTGAGGGCTTAAAGGGTGTCGCCACATTACATAGGTTTTATTGTGCTCCACGCTGCATTCTTCTCGTCGGTTCTTTAACTTGGTgtgtttcttcttctttgttcttcCTTCCATCGCAGTTGTTTCCTATTTAGATTGGGGAAATTATCCATTGGACCGAGGGGCAGGAAATTCTTTCTATATATATAGAGCCCACCCGGCCCGGGTGAGATTGCGGAAATTCACTCCCGACGGGAGACGACCCCTGGTCTGCGAGGATGCGCCATTGCAACATTTCCACTAGGGTACTGCCCAGCTCTCGCTATCCACTATTTTATTTGTGGCTTGATGGACATCGTTTGAGTTGATCAGGCCAGCGTGGTTCCGAGTTGTTGGTATGAGCATATTCTATAGAGGGCATTATCAGGTCATCTTGTGTTCTCTAGGATTTTCGAATCCCCTCTAGGATATGTTGTTTTGTGCAAATGTTTTGCTTGTGTGGTAGAGTCACATCGATGGATAGTTGTCATTGTACTCATGGTCATGTCCTAGTCCATGCATGTAGAAATGTGGCAACTTTTCCTTCAAAAAAAATGTGGCAACTTTCTCTCTCAGTGCTTGGCCCCATGGTGGTATCTTTGTTCACTCTCTATTATCTCACTTCTTGTTGCTACCTTTCAGCCAGGAGCAGTTTTAACATTCTCCTTTTTACCCCCTTTTTTCGCATGAAAGGTAAAAGTATATAATAAATATGAGCCGTTGATTTCACCGATTAGCGGTTTGATTAACTCTTACCTTCTTAGCTTATATAAAAAAAAGATAAGAGGGAGCATGTTAAAATTTGCCTTCAGTTATGTCTTTGTGTGTGCTCGCGACGATTTGTTCATTCTCCGTGTGTCGTGCGATATGGCTCGCCTTTCTTGATGTTTGATCCTCTTTTCGTTTGTGCGTGGCCATTCCTGTCACGTCTGAATATAGGATTGGTAATGGCTTTCGGGGTTTCTGTTCAATGCAATTGCCCAAAAACAGCGTGGCTCATCTCCAAGGCGTGGTGTGCAGGTTCAACGCGATTGTCCAAAAAGCGTTGCAGCTTATCCCAAAGATGTGCTGTGCATGTCTTGCTACGTGCTGCACGCCTTGCGTTTGTTCCTTTGCGTTTTCCTGTTTTGGTCAACCTATTCACACGAATAtattttctgtgtgtgtgtgttggcCTCTAGCTCTGTCGCTTTGTAGGTGGAAAGACACCGAGAGTGAAGCACGTGAGCCCTGGGATAGTAAACGACCACCAAAGAAACCGTTAACCGCCTCATTCAGCCAAAGAAGAAGTTCTAAAAAGCTGGCTAAAACTGGCATCGTAGGACGAAGCATCGCCCAGGTTGATTTGTGCCGGCAACCCGAACACGTTGCCAGGGTGCCTAGCCACGATTCAGCGGCCACTTACCACCGCTGGTGCGGTGGTGCCACTCCTCCCCACGGCCCTCCGCGTGCCGTCCCGGTGTCCCACGAAGGCACGCATTCAATACCGCCACTACGGTGGCCATCAGTCAATGCGCCACCCCAAGCCAAATCAAGCTCGCCACCCCAGCAAAGGGGACGGCCATCCGTCCCCGGACCAGGCGCCGGCCCATCACGTCACGGCGCCGCGGCTGGGAGCGGAATAAAACGGGAGCTGTAGCCAGGATCTGGTTCCACCGGCGCACCGCCACAAGAGACGAAACTCCCGACGCGGGACTCCACCTTCGCTCCCCCACACGGGAAGAAGCAGACAAGCGGCGCGTTTCCCCACCGGGAAGCTACTAGTAACCGCGGCCAGCCGAGGCTTCTCCTCCTTCTTCGTCTTCTTTCTCCCCTACTCTTTTTTGTTCTCCTCGCCCACGGTTTCCTGGCCGGACCACGGGGGATAGGCGGGCAATGGCGACGGCGAGGCGGGGAGGAGTGGGCTGGAGGGCGGTTCTTGCGGCGGTGCTGCAGCTTCTCGTGGCGGCGGAGGCCGGGAAGTACAACGCGGTGTTCAATTTTGGGGACTCCCTGGTGGACGCCGGCAACCTGGTGACCGAGGGCATCCCGGACTACCTCGCCACGGCGCGGCCGCCCTACGGCCAGTCCTACTTCGGGTACCCCACCGGCCGCTGCTCCGACGGCCGCCTCGTCATCGATTTCATCGGTAATTCGCAGATTGGTCCTTTTGAGTCATGTCTTGGTCGCGTCCTCGGTTCGAGATTCGACTGATTTGGCTTCCCTGGTGCCCGCAGCGCAAGAGTTCGGGCTGCCGCTGCTGCCCCCGTCCAAGGCCAAGAACGCCAGCTTCGCGCAGGGCGCCAACTTCGCCATCACCGGCGCCACGGCGCTCGACACGGAGTTCTTCGAGAAGCGGGGGCTCGGGAAGAGCGTCTGGAACTCCGGGTCACTCTTCAACCAAATCCAGTGGCTACGCGACCTCAAGCCCTCCTTTTGTAACTCCACCCAAGGTAGTACTCTATAGTACAAGAAACAAAATAAATTATTCTTTATTCACATTCATATTATATCTCCATTTCATTGACGTTGATGTCTGAATTTTATCTGAATTGGGTGTTCCTGTTTTCTTGTATCTGAAGAGTGCAAGGATTTCTTTGCCAAGTCCCTGTTCGTCGTGGGTGAATTGGCCGGAAATGACTACAACGCGCCGCTCTTTGCCGGGAATGATCTCAGCGAGGCCTACAACCTGATACCCCATGTCGTTCAGGGCATCTCAGATGGTGTCGAGGTGAACATTTGCGTCCTTGCAGTGTTCCAGCATGCTGTGTGCAGTAGCTTTGTTCTAATTCCTTGTGCGTGCTGCAGCAATTGATTGCCGAGGGGGCAAAGGATTTAATTGTGCCTGGAGTGATGCCGTCTGGGTGCTTTCCAGTGTACCTGAGCATGTATGTTGATCCTAAAGAGGGGCACGGTCCGCGTACCGGCTGCCTCAAGCGATTCAACACATTTTCATGGGTGCACAATGCGATGCTCAAGCGTGCGCTGGAGAAGCTTCGTGCCAAGCACCCTGGCGTCAGGATCATATATGGGGATTACTTTACACCAGTTATCCAGTTCTTGCTTCAGCCTGAAAAGTTTGGTGAGTTTCCAAGTTCTTTATCTTGTGCTGTAACTAGGTTGTCACCTATAAATAATTAAATATGTTAATGTGATTGGTTTAGCACTGGAAAACTTGTGGAGTCTGATATTATATTACTAAATATTTGCTCTCTTAGTTCTAAATTTGAGATAGAAATTTAACATTTCTTAACATACCTAATTTGACTTAGTTTCCTAGTCAGCTGTCAAACTATGTACTTGTGAGATGCAATAAACGTTACTGATAAAAAATTCAGATCTAGGTGTAGGGTTTTTCAGTGTCTTACAGAGTGCCATTTATCTTCTGTGTGTTTAAGATGTGACATACCATAAGTATACAAATTTTGTTATAATCATATGGAATGTCATACTCTAGCATATGGAGTATCTAGTATCTACATCCAGAATACTACAAATTTTGTCAGTGATGCAGATACCAGGAGTAATCTTCCATTAACTAAAAAATACGGAGTATACTTCTATGGAGATTTCACattgttttttttcttctgatATTGGGAAATGGACCTATTCGCTCTCATGCCTTAGTTGTGCATGTTTTCATAGGCTGTGACACAACTGTTGCAGTAAATCCTTGTTTTGTGGATTCTTGTCGCCATACAACATTGGCAGCTAAAAACTTGCCCCTGCCCTTTAAGTTATCAAAACTATATAAGAATTTATATCTTGTATTCGTGTTCAGCCCATATAAAATTGTCCACAGCATAAGTACAATCATCTCGACGGCTAACTGTGAAGTTTAGATCTGCCTGCAAGAGAAAATCCTTATCTCGTATCGAAAAGAAATCTTAAGGAGCTGTAAAGGCATATCTATAGAACATCAAAGCAATGTGTGTATTAGTACATCAAAGCAATGTGTGTATTAGTGTATCATGCCATATTGAAACAAAAAATTGCGAGTTCTCAAGCAGAAATTACTTCTGCATTAGGATATTGCTAAATTGGGCATTTTATTATGAGAATCGTGTAGAGCATCATCTTCCTACCTGGTAGTAAGTGTTGCAATGGTAAGATTTCCGAATAACAAACTTATATTCAAGTCCTTACCACTAGACAGTGAAATACAAACACCAGAAATTTGCCCAGTTAGCTGAACCGATCTTATGcccatatatatatatttatGTTTATTATTTCTGTTCATACTTATTGTTTATTCCCGTTGTAGAAAAATGAACATGTACTGTACTTTAGACATCATTCTGAACAAATAAGAAAACAAAGGCTCATACAGGTGACACATTTGTGTCAGAGGAAGAAATTTCCATTTACTGATCGCTTTAAGGACATACGAGAGCCATGACCCATCATCTCTATTTCACTGGCACATTAGCAGAATGGTAGTCATTTAATTATTCCGGCATGTTTGTCTTGAGTCTTGACTACCGCCTCGTATCACAAGCataagatgttctaacttttttctgaatcggatgtatatagacacattttagtgtgtttgttcgCTCATTTCAGTGTATGTAGTCCATGTTGAAATACCCAAAACATCTTATGTTTATGAACCGAGGGAGTACATGATAAGGGGCAAAGATGTGTCTATCGTTTGTATAAACATGATATACATCTGTTCGCAGAAAGCAACCAAGGAGATTTTCTGCCAAGCAGGGACCTAACATTTCAGCTCTTGATGCAGGATTTCACAAGCAGCCGCCTAGAGCATGCTGCGGCGCTCCCGGGAAGGGCCCTTACAACTTCAATCTGACAGCCAAGTGCGGCGAGCCTGGTGCTACGCCGTGTCCTGATCCAAAGACACATTGGAGCTGGGACGGCATTCACTTGACTGAAGCCGCATATGAGCACATTGCCAAAGGTTGGTTGCATGGCGAATTCGCGGATCAACCTATCATACAATCTTCCTGATCATCTACCTACCTAGTCGCTTGGCCAGTTGTGCCTCTAGAGTATGAAAATAGCACACCATATTGGAAGAGATAAGGTATAGCTCCATATAGCAGCATGTATGTATATCTCCATCCATTTTGTTGGGATTCATGGCAGTCGATTAAAGAGAGATGAGATAGGAGGCTATTAAAGCATCATTTCTTCATTCATCAGGTGGTATAAGTAACAAAATGTATTGCGTAAAGTGGTTGGATATGATGCATATTATTGTGATAATGTGGAGCATCTGACTTACTGATCAAAACCCACTATGGTTCTTAACATTTTGACCTCGATGCCTTGCATCAACCTTAATAACATTGCATCAATCAACTTCAATAAAATATGATTCTGCATCAGAAGATGCAGAGACCGGGGTGTTTATCCTTCCTTTAAAAGAAATGTTGAACTAAAACCAGAACACTtatttggaatggagggagtaccgTACCGGGAAAGTATATAGTGCTCCCAGGTTTGAGGTGCTCCCGGTGCTTCAAATATCCGAAAAACATTTTTAAGAtgttcaaaaaaatctgaaaaaaatgcAGCAAATCGACGGAACATCGATGTCTCGTCACAAAATTTCAAATTAAAATTCGAAACATTGCTCGAGATACATCGACGTTCTGTCGATGCGCTGCATTTtctttcagaattttttgagcattttaaaaaatattttttgCATCGGAACACCGGGAGCACCCTAAACCTGGGAGCACTAGATACTTTCCCGTACCATTTGGTTGATCTTCTTGCATGAGATGGCCACATAGCTCCTTTTGAAGCACcgcaagaaaatgacatggtTCCTGCAGAAGAATCTCGaaataatataaaactgccaGTGACTTCGATAGAGATTCTGTTCCGTGCAGTTAAATGTTGGATTCTGAAACAGGATTTGTATGGTGCCGCCACTATATTCCATTTCATGATTGCCCATGTGGAGCTGGAGCAGCCACCCGGGTTTAGTGGGAGAGCAAGAAGTGTCGGTCCGGGCTACCGTGGATCCCAACTTTTCCCCAATAATTAGAGCATTTACGGCCGGACTTGGTCACTTGTAAACCTGATCCTTAAAAGCTTTTCCGTCACACGTTAAATTTATTTATGTGTCGGATACTTCATATTTGAAATCTTAAATCTATACAAAGCATGCAAACAAGAAAATCATATGTAGATCAACCTATACTACCATAACCTTGTCGAAGATGTCCGTTATCTCTGTGCCGGTTCCGGATACATGGGCGGTAGCCGCAGCTCCGGCTCATCCGGCTACTCTGCATCGGCCTTCACCTCGTATGAGAAATATGCCCTAAAGTCAGTAATATTATATTGTTATATTTTTATGTTcataattaagagtttatattcTATGCTACATATAACTACCATGATCCTGGAATATGCGATTCAGTGAAAAACACATATGCATGTGTGGAATAATAAACGGTAAAGTAAGGTTTCTAGTCTCGCCCCTAAGACTATCTtaagtgttgttggtgatcacgTTTTTCGGATCTTAGAATATTGTTAAGTGTAACGATGGTCCTAAAACAACATTAAGAGTACGACGTTAGAAGAGCGATCATATTGAATCAACTTAAACTTTTTTGTTATACTTTGAGATAATATCGTCATAAGTCTACTGTTATAACACAAACTGTTAACGTGTGATttaattccttagaccatgaaaGTATCGTAGTTACTTCTTACTGTATAATGAGCTTTGGGGTTGCTCAGACGTCATCTATAATGCGGTGATCATAACGATAACTTACATGTTTATCGGAAAGTTTGACAAGGGACTAGATAGCTCGAGAATGGaatttgctcctccgacgatggagagatattcttatgGCCCTCTTGGTGTAGCGacatccatcatcgtctggccaaACACAGGTGACTATGTCACAGGGATGCTGGAACATgtcaacgagaaagaagaacaaaaccggtaacgaggagaccgtgttggaaatatgccctagaggcaataataaaatgattattatatttccttgttcatgataattgtctattattcatgctataattgtattatccgaaaatcgtaatacatgtgtgaatacatagaccacattGTGTCCCtggtgagcctctagttgactagctcgttgatcaacagatagtcatggtttcctggctatggacatggggatgtcattgataacgggatcacatcattaggagaatgatgtgatggacaagacccaaacctaagcatagcacaaagatcgtgtagttcgtttgttgtagcttttctgaatgtcaagtatcatttccttagaccatgagattgtgcaactcccgaataccgtaggagtgccttgggtgtgccaaacgtcacaacgtaactgggtgactataaaggtacattacaggtgtctccgaaagtgtctgttgggttggcacgaatcgagactgggatttgtcactccgtatgacggagaggtatctctgggcccactcggtaatgcatcatcataatgagctcaatgtgatcaagtggttattcacgggatcatgcattatggtacgagtaaagtgacttgccggtaacgagactgaacaaggtattgggataccgacgatcgagtctcgggcaagtaacgtaccgattgacaaagggaattgtatacggattgatcaagtcctcgacatcgtggttcatccgatgagatcatcgaggagcatgtgggatccaacatgggtatccagatcccgctgttggttattgaccggagagtcgtctcggtcatgtctgcttgtctcccgaacccgtagggtctacacacttaaggttcggtgacgctagtgttgtagagatattagtatgcagcaacccgaaagttgtttggagtcctggatgagatcccggacgtcacgaggagttccggaatggtccggaggtgaagaattatatataggaagtgcagtttcggccatcgggaaggattcagagtcaccggtattgtaccgggaccaccagatgggtcccgggggtccaccgggtggggccacccatcccggagggccccgtgggctgaagtggggagggaaccagtccctagtgggctggtgcgcccccccttgggccccctgcgcctagggttggaaaccctagggtgggggcgcctccacttgccttggggggcaagcctcccccttggccgccgcccccaaggagatcccatctcctagggccggcgccccccagggggcctatataaaaggggggagggagggcagccacacctcaagtcttggcgcctccctcttccCTGCTACACCtttccctctcgcagaagctcggcgaagccctgctgcgatcactgctgcatccaccaccacgccgtcgtgctgctggatcttcatcaacctctccttcccccttgctggatcaagaaggaggagacgtcatccgctccgtacgtgtgttgaacgtggaggtgccgtccgttcggcacttggtcatcggtgatttggatcacggcgagtacgactccatcatcctcgttctcttgaacgcttccgctcgcgatctacaagggtatgtagatgcactctcctctcgttgctagttgactccatagattgatcttggtgaaacgtaggaattttttttgttttctgcaacgttccccaacagtggcatcatgagctaggtctatgcgtagttactatgcacgagtagaacacaaagtagttgtgggcgtcgatattgtaaatttgcttgccgttaatagtcttatcttgattcggcggcatcgtgggatgaagcgggccggaccaaccttacacgtacgcttacgtgagaccggttccaccgattgacatgcactagttgcataaggtggctggcgggtgtccgtctctcccactttagtcggatcggattcgatgaacagggtccttatgaagggtaaatagaaattggcaattcacgttgtggttttggcgtaggtaagaaacgttcttgctagaaacctatagcaaccaagtaaaaacttgcaacaacaattagaggacgtctaacttgtttttgcagcaagtgttttgtgatgtgatatggccaaaggttgtgatgaatgatgaatgatatatgtgatgtatgagattgatcatgttcttgtaataggaatcacgacttgcatgttgatgagtatgacaaccggcaggagccataggagttgtctttattttttgtatgacctacgtgtcattgagaaacgccatgtaaattactttactttattgctaaacgtgttagccatagtagtagaagtaatagttggcgagaaacttcatggagacacgatgatggagatcatgatgatggagatcatggtgtcatgccggtgacaagatgatcatggagccccaagatggagatcaaaggagctatatgatattggccatatcatgtcactattatttgattgcatgtgatgtttatcatgtttttgcatcttgtttacttagaacgacggtagtaaataagatgatccctcataataatttctagaaagtgttccccctaactgtgcgccgttgcgacagttcgttgtttcgaagcaccacgtgatgatcgggtgtgatagattccaacgttcacatacaacgggtgtaagacaggtttacacacgcaatacacttaggttgacttgacaagcctagcatgtatagacatggcctcggaacacagaagactgaaaggtcgagcatgagtcgtatagaagatacgatcaacatgaagatgttcaccgatgttgactagtccgtctcacgtgatgatcagacacggcctagtctactcggatcatgttatatttagatgactggagggatgtctatctaagtgggagttcattgaataatttcattagatgaacttaattatcatgaacttagtctaaaatctttacaatatgtcttgtagatcaaatggccaacgttgtcctcaacttcaacgcgttcctagagaaaaccaagctgaaagacgatggcagcaactatacggactgggtccagaacctgaggatcatcctcatagctgccaagaaagattatgtcctagaagcaccgctaggtgacgcacccgtcccacaaaaccaagacgttatgaacgcttggcaaacacgtgctgatgattactccctcgttcagtgcggcatactttacagcttagaaccggggctccaaaagcgttttgagcgacacggagcatatgagatgttcgaagagctgaaaatggttttccaagctcatgcccaggtcgagagatatgaagtctccgacaagttcttcagctgtatgatggaggaaaatagttatgtcagtgagcacatactcaaaatgtctgggttgcataaccgcttgactcagctgggagttaatctcccggatgacgcggtcattgacagaatccttcagtcgcttccaccaagctacaagagctttgtgatgaacttcaatatgcaggggatgaaaaagaccattcctgaagtatttgcaatgctgaaatcagcagaggtagaagtcaaaaaggaacatcaagtgttgatggtgaataaaaccactaagttcaagaaaggcaagggtaagaagaacttcaagaaggacggaaagggagttgccgcgcccggtaagtaagctgccgggaagaagccaaagaatggacccaagcccgagactgagtgcttttattgcaagggaagtggtcactggaagcggaactgccccaaatacttagcggacaagaaggccggatatacatgtaattgatgtgtaccttaccagtactcgtagtagctcctgggtatttgataccggtgcggttgctcacatttgtaactcaaagtaggagctgcggaataagcggagaatggcgaaggacgaggtgatgatgcgcgtcgggaatggttccaaggtcgatgtgatcgtcgtcggcacgctacctctacatttacctacgggattagttttaaacctcaataattgttatttagtgccagctttgagcatgaacattgtatcaggatctcgtttaatacgagatggctactcatttaaatccaagaataatggttgctctatttatatgagagatatgttttatggtcatgctccgatggtgaatggtttattcttaatgaatctcgagcataatgctacacatattcatagtgtgaataccaaaagatgtaaggttgataatgatagtcccacatacttgtggcactaccgccttggtcacataggtgtcaaatgcatgaagaagctccatgtagatggacttttagagtctcttgattacgaatcatttgacacgtgcgaaccattcctcatgggtaaaatgaccaagactccattctcaggaacaatggagcgagcaaccaacttattggaaatcatacatactgatgtgtgcggtccaatgagtgttgaggcttgcggtggctatcgttatgttctcaccctcactgatgacttgagtagatatgggtatgtctacttaatgaaacacaagtctgagacctttgaaaagttcaaggaatttcagagtgaggttgagaatcaacgtgacaggaaaatcaagttcttgcgattaGATCGTCGGGgggaatacttgagtcacgaatttggcacacacttaagaaaatgtggaatagtttcacaactcacgccgcctggaacacctcagcgtaatggtgtgtccgaacgtcgtaatcgcactctattagatatggtgcgatcta belongs to Triticum urartu cultivar G1812 chromosome 7, Tu2.1, whole genome shotgun sequence and includes:
- the LOC125522167 gene encoding GDSL esterase/lipase At5g45910-like, with the translated sequence MATARRGGVGWRAVLAAVLQLLVAAEAGKYNAVFNFGDSLVDAGNLVTEGIPDYLATARPPYGQSYFGYPTGRCSDGRLVIDFIAQEFGLPLLPPSKAKNASFAQGANFAITGATALDTEFFEKRGLGKSVWNSGSLFNQIQWLRDLKPSFCNSTQECKDFFAKSLFVVGELAGNDYNAPLFAGNDLSEAYNLIPHVVQGISDGVEQLIAEGAKDLIVPGVMPSGCFPVYLSMYVDPKEGHGPRTGCLKRFNTFSWVHNAMLKRALEKLRAKHPGVRIIYGDYFTPVIQFLLQPEKFGFHKQPPRACCGAPGKGPYNFNLTAKCGEPGATPCPDPKTHWSWDGIHLTEAAYEHIAKGWLHGEFADQPIIQSS